A DNA window from Hydrogenophaga taeniospiralis contains the following coding sequences:
- a CDS encoding NIPSNAP family protein, whose amino-acid sequence MKPSPTLAPSAARPAQVDAPPAIDLDCNVVELRQYTLHPGQRDVLIDLFDRAFVETQEAVGMAVMGQFRDLDAPDRFVWLRGFPTMDSRARGLSAFYDGPVWRQHRDAANATMIDSDDVLLLRPAWPGAGIAMRGRERATGPLGTPLPGLLDVSVFQLHEPASAALLRYCQGPMTQTLTQGGAEVLGWYVSENAPNNFPRLPVRQGEQVLVGFAMFATPAAFEAFSRSGVWARNVQPALEPWLMGPPKSLRLAATARSLIHG is encoded by the coding sequence ATGAAGCCCTCACCCACCCTGGCGCCCAGCGCAGCCCGTCCGGCGCAAGTCGACGCACCGCCAGCGATTGACCTCGACTGCAACGTGGTCGAGCTGCGCCAGTACACCCTGCACCCCGGTCAGCGCGATGTGCTGATCGATCTGTTCGACCGGGCGTTCGTGGAAACGCAGGAAGCCGTGGGCATGGCCGTCATGGGCCAGTTCCGCGACCTGGACGCCCCCGACCGTTTCGTCTGGCTGCGCGGCTTTCCCACCATGGACAGCCGCGCACGCGGCCTCAGCGCCTTCTACGATGGCCCGGTGTGGCGGCAGCACCGCGACGCGGCCAACGCCACCATGATCGACTCCGACGACGTGCTCTTGCTGCGACCCGCATGGCCTGGCGCAGGCATTGCCATGCGCGGGCGTGAGCGGGCGACAGGACCGCTGGGCACACCCCTGCCCGGCCTGCTCGACGTGAGCGTCTTTCAGCTGCACGAGCCGGCGTCCGCGGCGCTGCTGCGGTACTGCCAAGGGCCCATGACGCAGACACTGACCCAAGGCGGGGCCGAGGTATTGGGCTGGTATGTCTCGGAGAACGCGCCCAACAACTTCCCGCGCCTGCCTGTGCGCCAAGGCGAACAGGTGCTCGTGGGCTTCGCGATGTTCGCCACGCCCGCGGCATTCGAGGCGTTTTCCCGCAGCGGCGTTTGGGCACGCAACGTGCAGCCAGCGCTCGAACCATGGCTGATGGGACCGCCAAAGAGCCTGCGCCTTGCGGCGACCGCCCGGTCATTGATCCACGGCTGA
- a CDS encoding VOC family protein — protein MFRQIFVNLPIKDMARSQAFFKALGLTFNKRFTNEQGACLEIGENFFAMLLVEPFFQGFTKKPLSDAHKSTEVLIALSVDSRAEAEEVVRKAVAAGATTPNPPQDHGFMYQHGFADLDGHQWEVFWMDEAAAPAQM, from the coding sequence ATGTTCCGCCAGATCTTCGTCAACCTGCCCATCAAGGACATGGCCCGTTCGCAGGCCTTCTTCAAGGCCCTGGGCCTCACCTTCAACAAGCGCTTCACCAACGAGCAGGGCGCCTGCCTGGAAATCGGTGAAAACTTCTTCGCCATGCTGCTGGTCGAGCCCTTCTTCCAGGGCTTCACCAAGAAGCCCCTGAGCGACGCGCACAAGAGCACCGAGGTGCTGATCGCCCTGTCGGTGGACAGCCGCGCCGAGGCCGAGGAGGTGGTGCGCAAGGCCGTGGCCGCCGGCGCCACCACCCCCAACCCGCCGCAGGACCACGGCTTCATGTACCAGCACGGCTTCGCCGACCTCGACGGCCACCAGTGGGAGGTGTTCTGGATGGACGAAGCCGCCGCACCCGCGCAGATGTGA
- a CDS encoding YciI family protein: MSYMLLIHEPVGQRATRTEAEGRAAYAAMQAFGEGLAAVGKLKAVESLAGLSSAVRVSQAGGRPQVLDGPFAEAKEMIGGFFLLQNVDREEAIAIAQRCPAAQWATVEVRPLAPCFDESQA, translated from the coding sequence ATGTCCTACATGCTCCTGATCCACGAACCGGTCGGCCAGCGCGCCACCCGCACCGAGGCCGAGGGCCGCGCCGCCTATGCCGCCATGCAGGCTTTTGGCGAGGGGCTTGCGGCCGTCGGCAAGCTCAAGGCGGTGGAGTCGCTGGCCGGCCTGTCCAGCGCGGTGCGGGTGAGCCAGGCCGGGGGGCGCCCGCAGGTGCTGGACGGCCCTTTTGCCGAAGCCAAGGAAATGATTGGCGGCTTCTTTCTGTTGCAAAACGTGGACCGCGAAGAGGCCATCGCCATCGCCCAGCGCTGCCCCGCCGCTCAGTGGGCCACCGTCGAAGTGCGCCCGCTCGCGCCCTGTTTCGACGAGAGTCAGGCATAA
- a CDS encoding YciI family protein: MRFMIIVKSCPEFEAELTPEAPEELMAEMAAYHEELARAGVLLDASGLHPSRAGWRVHYGPEGRRVVDGPFAEAKELIAGYTLIQVRNREEALEWSRRFPNPAGKGKEAVIELRQLIELDEFPPSEALDRFKQMEARQKA, translated from the coding sequence ATGCGATTCATGATCATCGTCAAGTCCTGCCCCGAGTTCGAAGCCGAACTCACACCCGAGGCGCCCGAAGAACTCATGGCCGAGATGGCGGCCTACCACGAGGAGCTGGCGCGCGCCGGCGTGCTGCTCGACGCCAGTGGCCTGCACCCCAGCCGCGCCGGCTGGCGCGTGCACTACGGCCCCGAGGGCAGACGCGTCGTGGACGGCCCGTTCGCCGAGGCCAAGGAGCTCATCGCCGGCTACACCCTGATCCAGGTGCGCAACCGCGAAGAAGCCCTGGAATGGAGCCGCCGTTTCCCCAACCCCGCCGGCAAAGGCAAGGAGGCCGTGATCGAGCTGCGCCAGCTCATCGAGCTCGACGAGTTCCCGCCCAGCGAGGCGCTGGACAGGTTCAAGCAGATGGAAGCCCGCCAGAAGGCCTGA
- a CDS encoding TRAP transporter large permease, whose amino-acid sequence MIIGPALILILLLGVPVGVAFTLLVMVNAERWNIDWSVLPSITYDTVTVFPLLAIPLFLLGGQLMSQGGLIRQLTAVCDVLIGRLHAHLGHVMVLASALMGAITGSSVATVAAMGSTVGKEMIERGYSPGYTAALNASAGLLGVLIPPSIPLILYGSIVGVSITQLFMASLGPGIVMMLAFMIVHASLARRVLPGGREKTVAVAGDARPAPDVAAAPRASIFVRALPALMLPVLVLGGIYSGVFTPTEAAAIAALYALLITLVSRAVGLRDLEKIFLSAALSAAAILVIIGFTSIFNRAMVLEQVPQSIATWAVTVTDSPIVFLLVVNLILLVVGMFMETNAATLLMGPLLAPTAAKFGIDPIHFAIILVTNIELGLLTPPLAANLYVAARTNRVPIIDLLRNLGWFLLASLVVMALITYVPHLALWYRMF is encoded by the coding sequence ATGATCATCGGACCTGCTCTCATCCTCATTCTTTTGCTGGGCGTTCCCGTCGGCGTGGCTTTCACCTTGCTGGTGATGGTCAACGCCGAACGGTGGAACATCGACTGGTCGGTGCTGCCCTCCATCACCTACGACACAGTCACCGTCTTCCCGCTGCTGGCGATCCCGCTGTTCCTGCTGGGTGGGCAGTTGATGAGCCAAGGTGGTCTGATCCGCCAGCTCACCGCCGTGTGTGACGTGCTGATCGGGCGGCTGCATGCCCACCTGGGTCATGTCATGGTGCTGGCCAGCGCCCTGATGGGTGCCATCACCGGCTCCTCGGTGGCCACCGTGGCGGCCATGGGCAGCACCGTGGGCAAGGAGATGATCGAACGCGGTTACTCGCCCGGCTACACGGCGGCGCTCAATGCGTCCGCGGGGCTGCTCGGCGTTCTCATCCCACCGTCGATCCCGCTGATTCTGTACGGGTCGATCGTCGGCGTCTCGATCACGCAGCTCTTCATGGCATCGCTCGGTCCCGGCATCGTCATGATGCTGGCCTTCATGATCGTGCACGCCTCGCTCGCACGGCGCGTGCTGCCCGGCGGCCGCGAGAAAACTGTGGCTGTTGCAGGTGATGCAAGGCCGGCCCCGGACGTTGCGGCTGCGCCGCGCGCGAGCATCTTCGTCCGGGCGCTACCTGCGTTGATGCTGCCCGTGCTGGTTCTTGGCGGCATCTACTCGGGCGTCTTCACGCCGACCGAGGCGGCAGCGATTGCGGCGCTCTATGCGCTGCTGATCACGCTGGTCAGCCGTGCTGTCGGATTGCGTGACCTGGAGAAGATTTTCCTGAGCGCCGCTCTGTCCGCCGCGGCGATTCTGGTCATCATCGGCTTCACCAGCATCTTCAACCGAGCCATGGTGCTGGAACAGGTTCCACAGTCGATCGCCACGTGGGCGGTCACCGTGACCGACAGCCCGATCGTGTTCCTGCTGGTGGTCAACCTCATCCTGCTGGTTGTCGGCATGTTCATGGAGACCAACGCGGCAACACTGCTGATGGGCCCTCTGCTGGCGCCAACCGCTGCGAAGTTTGGCATCGATCCGATTCACTTTGCGATCATCCTGGTGACCAACATCGAGCTCGGGTTGCTCACGCCGCCGCTGGCAGCGAACCTCTATGTGGCGGCGCGGACCAACCGGGTGCCGATCATCGATCTGCTTCGCAACCTCGGGTGGTTCCTGCTGGCGAGCCTGGTCGTCATGGCCTTGATCACCTACGTGCCCCACTTGGCACTCTGGTACCGCATGTTCTGA
- a CDS encoding SDR family NAD(P)-dependent oxidoreductase, whose translation MPSTNTPQRVAVVTGGAMGIGAEVCRRLGAAGFTVVVADRDQTAAETTAAQLRAEGAVAEAQAIDVGDAASVDSAFAAIEQRHGRCDVLVNSAGIAKVYPFLEFPDDNFAATMAVNVTGTFLCSQRAARLMVRNQWGRIVNIASVAGMRAVGSGRTAYGTSKGAVIALTRQMAVELAEQGVTSNAVAPGPVDTPMTRALHTEQFRREYENAIPMNRYGTVGEIAAAVMYLVSDDAGFVTGVTLPVDGGFLASGARGI comes from the coding sequence GCGTCGCGGTCGTCACCGGCGGCGCCATGGGCATCGGCGCCGAAGTCTGCCGGCGCCTGGGCGCAGCGGGCTTCACCGTCGTCGTCGCCGACCGCGACCAGACCGCCGCCGAGACCACCGCGGCCCAGCTGCGCGCCGAGGGCGCGGTCGCCGAAGCGCAGGCCATCGACGTGGGCGATGCCGCATCGGTCGACAGCGCCTTTGCCGCCATCGAACAGCGACACGGCCGCTGCGACGTCCTGGTCAATTCGGCCGGCATCGCCAAGGTCTATCCCTTCCTGGAGTTTCCGGACGACAACTTCGCGGCCACGATGGCCGTCAACGTCACCGGCACCTTCCTGTGCAGCCAGCGCGCGGCGCGCCTGATGGTGCGCAACCAGTGGGGCCGCATCGTCAACATCGCCTCGGTGGCGGGCATGCGGGCCGTCGGCTCCGGACGCACGGCCTACGGCACGTCCAAAGGCGCGGTGATCGCGCTGACCCGCCAGATGGCGGTCGAGCTGGCCGAGCAGGGCGTGACCTCCAACGCGGTGGCGCCCGGTCCGGTGGACACACCGATGACGCGTGCGCTGCACACCGAGCAATTCCGTCGGGAGTACGAGAACGCGATCCCGATGAACCGTTACGGCACGGTGGGCGAGATCGCCGCGGCCGTGATGTACCTGGTGTCCGACGACGCCGGGTTCGTGACCGGCGTCACCCTGCCGGTCGATGGCGGCTTCCTGGCCTCTGGCGCCAGGGGCATCTGA
- a CDS encoding SRPBCC family protein — translation MKTQHFDILIRAPREHVWATMLQSPTYERWTATFCEGSRFEGSWDQGQKIRFVDPKGMGMVSEIAEHRPAEFVSIRHLGMVDKGIEDTTSEAVRAWAPCFENYSFTDEAGGTRVRVDCDVFGTYEDWMAQTWPKALQSLKTLCETPA, via the coding sequence ATGAAAACCCAACATTTCGACATCCTCATCCGGGCCCCGCGCGAACACGTGTGGGCCACCATGCTGCAGTCGCCCACCTACGAGCGCTGGACGGCGACCTTCTGCGAAGGCTCGCGCTTCGAGGGCTCGTGGGACCAAGGCCAGAAGATCCGTTTCGTCGATCCCAAGGGCATGGGCATGGTGTCCGAGATCGCCGAGCACCGCCCGGCGGAGTTCGTGTCCATCCGGCACCTGGGCATGGTCGACAAGGGCATCGAAGACACCACCAGCGAAGCCGTGCGGGCCTGGGCGCCTTGCTTCGAGAACTACAGCTTCACCGACGAGGCCGGCGGCACCCGCGTGCGCGTCGATTGCGACGTGTTCGGCACCTACGAGGACTGGATGGCGCAGACCTGGCCCAAGGCGCTGCAGTCCCTCAAGACCCTTTGTGAAACCCCAGCCTGA
- a CDS encoding TRAP transporter substrate-binding protein produces MNKRNFIAGAALALATLAAAPAMAQEVKARMGHVFAANSPMDQAAQEFAKLVGERTKGKIAITIFPASQLGGEMAQARELSRGSLEMALLNPGSLAGLNPLLDIHYLPYIATDFKAVDAIFYNPKGVLQTTLRETLNKQGIETLGFFELEFRAVTNSSRPVEKPADLKGLKLRVPGSAAIKTFFEDAGTQVVVMPFPELFTALQQKTVDGQDNGASITYESRLFETQKYMTLTNHVYAMGTVASSSKFWSKLSDADKKVLTDTAAEVTKKQIKKNRQMNAEFLQKIESGGIKLIRPSAQAMAEFEKVGQGVWEKLSTTYGADRIAALRQEAAAARK; encoded by the coding sequence ATGAACAAGCGCAACTTCATCGCGGGCGCCGCGCTCGCACTCGCCACCCTGGCCGCCGCACCGGCCATGGCACAGGAAGTCAAGGCCAGGATGGGACACGTCTTTGCCGCCAACAGCCCCATGGACCAGGCGGCGCAGGAGTTCGCCAAGCTGGTGGGTGAGCGCACCAAGGGCAAGATCGCCATCACGATTTTCCCGGCGAGCCAGCTGGGTGGCGAAATGGCCCAAGCCCGCGAGCTCTCGCGCGGTTCGCTCGAAATGGCGCTGCTGAACCCGGGCTCGCTGGCCGGTCTGAACCCGCTGCTCGACATCCACTACCTGCCCTACATCGCCACCGACTTCAAGGCGGTCGATGCGATCTTCTACAACCCCAAGGGCGTGCTGCAGACTACGCTGCGCGAGACGCTGAACAAGCAGGGCATCGAGACCCTCGGCTTCTTCGAACTGGAATTTCGCGCGGTGACCAACTCCAGCCGCCCGGTCGAAAAGCCGGCGGACCTGAAGGGCCTGAAGCTCCGTGTCCCGGGATCGGCCGCGATCAAGACCTTCTTTGAGGACGCCGGCACGCAGGTGGTTGTGATGCCGTTCCCGGAGCTGTTCACCGCGCTGCAGCAGAAGACCGTCGACGGGCAGGACAACGGCGCCAGCATCACCTACGAATCGCGCCTGTTCGAGACGCAGAAGTACATGACGCTGACCAACCACGTCTACGCGATGGGCACGGTGGCATCGAGCTCGAAGTTCTGGTCCAAGCTGTCGGACGCCGACAAGAAGGTCCTGACCGACACGGCCGCTGAGGTGACGAAGAAGCAGATCAAGAAGAACCGCCAGATGAACGCGGAGTTCCTGCAGAAGATCGAGAGCGGTGGCATCAAGCTGATCCGCCCGTCGGCCCAGGCCATGGCCGAGTTCGAGAAGGTGGGCCAGGGTGTGTGGGAGAAGCTGTCGACCACCTACGGTGCCGATCGCATCGCCGCGCTGCGCCAAGAGGCCGCGGCCGCACGCAAGTAA
- a CDS encoding TRAP transporter small permease, translating into MSASARASSWIFSVERQAFRAEKWICIVSLVAMLVGIAFSVAVRYFNLHLPDTGEIAIFAMAPLTFVGAAMCTYTGTHIAVDIIQQVESQWVRRIGRVITALAMTVFGAVYFWTALEFFQTALSSGERGLDLGTPIAIPTFFFPLGMALVVLHSVAELIRAATHEPSVGEEHP; encoded by the coding sequence ATGTCAGCCAGCGCACGCGCCAGCAGTTGGATCTTCTCGGTGGAACGCCAGGCGTTCCGCGCCGAGAAGTGGATCTGCATCGTCTCGCTCGTCGCCATGCTGGTGGGCATTGCCTTCAGCGTGGCCGTGCGGTACTTCAACCTCCACCTGCCAGACACCGGCGAGATCGCCATCTTCGCGATGGCGCCACTCACCTTCGTGGGCGCGGCGATGTGCACCTACACGGGTACGCACATTGCCGTGGACATCATCCAGCAGGTCGAGAGCCAGTGGGTCCGCCGGATCGGCCGGGTGATCACCGCACTGGCCATGACCGTCTTCGGCGCGGTGTACTTCTGGACTGCGCTGGAGTTCTTTCAGACCGCACTCAGTTCCGGCGAGCGGGGTCTGGACCTTGGAACGCCCATCGCGATTCCGACCTTCTTCTTTCCCCTCGGCATGGCGCTGGTGGTGCTGCACTCCGTCGCCGAACTGATCCGCGCCGCGACCCATGAACCGTCGGTTGGCGAGGAACACCCATGA